One stretch of Priestia megaterium DNA includes these proteins:
- a CDS encoding L,D-transpeptidase produces the protein MRKIILRAVALCLAALISISYTASAANASENAASGDLIIINKKTNQLAYFHNGKLEKTYSVATGKTWSATPVGFFKIVNKIKNRPYYTGHIAGGAPNNPLGSRWLGLNANGTTGDTYAIHGNNSEDSIGKYVSHGCVRMHNADVEELFDKVAVGTSVAITYSSKTFEELAKVYGYGQL, from the coding sequence GTGAGAAAAATTATACTGCGAGCAGTTGCTTTATGCCTCGCAGCTCTTATCAGCATTTCTTATACAGCAAGTGCGGCGAATGCAAGTGAAAACGCAGCAAGTGGAGATTTAATTATTATTAATAAAAAAACAAATCAGCTTGCTTATTTTCATAATGGAAAGTTAGAGAAGACGTATTCAGTAGCTACGGGAAAAACATGGAGCGCTACGCCGGTAGGCTTTTTTAAGATTGTTAATAAAATTAAAAATCGTCCTTACTATACAGGGCATATTGCAGGAGGCGCTCCTAATAACCCTCTTGGCTCCCGCTGGCTAGGGCTTAATGCAAACGGCACAACTGGCGACACATACGCTATTCACGGCAATAACTCAGAAGATAGCATCGGCAAATATGTAAGCCACGGCTGCGTACGAATGCACAATGCGGATGTCGAAGAATTATTTGATAAAGTGGCAGTAGGAACATCTGTAGCTATTACGTATTCATCAAAAACCTTCGAAGAGCTGGCAAAGGTATACGGCTACGGGCAGCTATGA
- a CDS encoding BglG family transcription antiterminator — MFLFITSREKSIIELIIKTAGKHTALTLATFLNVSVRTVHRDLKAIESILEKFDLKLIRTQDEGLMIEGKNEQIFRLIQELMKIKTTDQSPQERKLILLILLLEEGDSFKLQTLAKDLEVSITTLTAYLDELTEWLTTFYVFLHRKRGVGVEVQATEANKRKALANYFLVYFNEELIECLFLAENQQHTDETILHYFYPDYLAEVDRIVHQAINQHHSKLADSDYIGLIVHICIMIQRTKKQMYLEDDSGQTEELASEMFLMKDICREIERVFSLSFTEKDIHFLAVRLRAAKFQTTRDVYYDSVVVGQIIKNMISHVSVQLNTDLTGDFSLYQGLLAHMEPAIFRLKQKMELFNPLTEEIKKKYPVLFMAVRNSIDQELPDLIFPDDEVAYLVLHFGSTLVLKEEVMEIQALIVCPTGIGTSKMLASRIRKEIPEINSVVIKSVKEIKEAALEGYDVVISTVRLPFLNVDYILVNPLLTEEDIQSVQNFLQKNIQKLTKDKDYRSFQYKNKTVSTEKPSFEETMKQIKDVHGSIESILQNLRMYRFSDAVSHDQVISHVVRAAEKERLITNASCVIHQLKERENKGGLGIPQTSMALFHCREHHVKELIFQVSHLEQPCTVKGMDGTNMQARNLLLMLAPEELSEAQQEILSLISTSLIEDHEAMMIFSSSNEEIIRKKLEDTFHEYLRNNLIKE; from the coding sequence ATGTTCTTGTTTATTACTTCAAGAGAAAAATCAATCATTGAGTTAATTATTAAAACGGCAGGAAAGCATACAGCACTTACACTTGCTACTTTTTTGAATGTAAGTGTAAGAACCGTTCACCGAGATTTGAAGGCAATTGAATCAATACTTGAAAAATTTGATTTGAAGCTGATTCGTACACAAGATGAAGGACTAATGATTGAAGGTAAAAATGAACAAATTTTTCGTCTTATCCAAGAGCTGATGAAGATTAAAACGACGGATCAGTCTCCACAGGAAAGAAAATTAATTCTTTTAATTCTTCTTCTAGAAGAAGGAGATTCATTTAAATTACAAACGCTGGCTAAAGACTTAGAAGTAAGTATTACTACACTAACTGCTTATTTAGATGAATTAACAGAGTGGTTAACAACATTTTACGTTTTCCTTCATCGAAAGAGAGGGGTGGGAGTAGAGGTTCAAGCTACTGAAGCCAATAAACGAAAAGCATTAGCTAATTATTTTCTTGTTTACTTTAATGAAGAGTTAATTGAGTGCTTGTTTTTAGCGGAAAATCAGCAGCATACGGATGAAACGATTTTGCATTATTTTTATCCGGATTATTTAGCAGAAGTAGACCGAATTGTACATCAAGCGATTAATCAGCATCATTCTAAGCTGGCTGACAGCGATTATATAGGGCTCATTGTTCATATTTGCATTATGATACAGCGAACGAAAAAGCAAATGTATCTAGAAGACGACAGCGGCCAAACGGAAGAGCTGGCGAGTGAAATGTTCTTAATGAAGGATATTTGCCGCGAAATTGAACGGGTATTTTCTCTTTCTTTTACAGAAAAAGATATTCATTTCTTAGCAGTGCGGCTGCGTGCAGCAAAGTTCCAAACTACTAGAGACGTATATTACGACAGCGTAGTGGTTGGGCAGATTATTAAGAATATGATTTCTCATGTTTCTGTTCAGCTTAACACCGACTTAACCGGTGATTTTTCCCTTTACCAAGGGCTGCTTGCTCATATGGAACCGGCAATTTTTCGTCTTAAGCAAAAAATGGAGCTTTTTAATCCATTAACAGAAGAGATTAAGAAAAAGTACCCTGTTTTATTTATGGCTGTGAGAAACAGTATCGATCAAGAGCTGCCGGATTTAATTTTTCCAGATGATGAAGTGGCATATCTTGTTTTGCATTTCGGTTCAACGCTAGTGCTAAAAGAAGAAGTCATGGAAATTCAGGCACTGATTGTCTGTCCAACTGGAATTGGCACCTCGAAAATGTTAGCTAGCCGTATTCGTAAAGAGATTCCGGAGATTAATTCAGTTGTCATTAAATCGGTAAAAGAAATCAAAGAAGCCGCGCTTGAAGGGTATGACGTAGTGATTTCAACAGTAAGACTGCCTTTTTTAAATGTAGATTACATTTTAGTCAATCCACTCTTAACCGAAGAGGATATTCAATCCGTCCAGAATTTTTTACAGAAAAACATTCAAAAGTTAACCAAAGATAAGGACTATCGTTCCTTCCAATATAAAAATAAGACCGTTTCTACAGAAAAACCGTCTTTTGAGGAAACGATGAAGCAAATTAAAGATGTGCATGGAAGTATCGAATCAATTCTTCAAAACCTTAGAATGTATCGATTTTCGGATGCAGTGAGTCACGATCAAGTGATTTCGCATGTAGTACGCGCCGCTGAAAAAGAACGTTTAATAACCAATGCCAGCTGCGTTATTCATCAGCTTAAGGAACGAGAAAACAAAGGCGGTTTAGGCATTCCGCAAACGAGTATGGCACTGTTCCATTGCCGTGAACATCACGTGAAAGAGCTGATTTTTCAAGTTTCACATTTAGAACAGCCTTGCACAGTTAAAGGTATGGACGGAACAAACATGCAGGCGCGTAACCTGCTATTAATGCTCGCACCTGAAGAGTTAAGTGAAGCACAGCAAGAAATCTTAAGTTTAATTAGTACCAGTTTAATTGAAGACCATGAAGCAATGATGATTTTTTCGTCTTCGAACGAAGAGATAATTCGCAAAAAGCTAGAAGATACGTTTCATGAGTACCTTCGAAATAATTTGATAAAGGAATGA
- a CDS encoding helix-turn-helix domain-containing protein, with amino-acid sequence MEIGKKIKNLRLKKGLTQEELGERTDLSKGYISQLERDLSSPSLETFFSILEVLGCEPKEFFEIDTHVQKVVYREEDYTSYCEDEKGYHIQWLVHESNEKEMEPIRLILHEKGAFKRFEPSLSETFGYILRGCVKVKLGGRIYEAKQGETIYFQASEEHQILNAHDGITELIIVATESYL; translated from the coding sequence ATGGAAATAGGAAAGAAAATTAAAAATTTACGATTAAAAAAAGGTTTAACACAAGAAGAGCTAGGAGAACGTACTGATTTAAGCAAAGGCTATATTTCGCAGCTAGAGCGCGATTTAAGTTCGCCGTCTTTAGAAACATTTTTTAGTATTTTGGAAGTGCTAGGGTGCGAACCGAAAGAATTCTTCGAAATTGATACGCATGTTCAAAAGGTTGTATACAGAGAGGAAGACTACACGAGTTATTGCGAAGATGAAAAAGGTTATCATATTCAGTGGCTTGTACATGAATCAAATGAAAAAGAAATGGAGCCAATTCGTCTTATTCTTCATGAAAAAGGTGCATTTAAGAGATTTGAGCCTTCTCTTTCAGAAACGTTTGGCTACATTTTGCGCGGGTGTGTGAAGGTGAAGCTTGGAGGCAGAATATATGAAGCCAAACAAGGAGAAACCATCTATTTTCAAGCTTCTGAAGAACATCAGATTTTAAATGCTCATGACGGAATAACAGAGTTAATTATCGTGGCGACAGAGTCTTATTTATAG
- the mscL gene encoding large conductance mechanosensitive channel protein MscL has product MLKEFKEFALRGNVLDLAVGVIIGAAFGKIVTSLVNDIIMPLIGLLLAGINFKDLSFTVGDATVLYGSFIQTIVDFLIVAFSIFLFIRFFNRFKRKEEEKVEEEVAVLSKEEEILTEIRDLLKAEAVKERS; this is encoded by the coding sequence ATGCTTAAAGAATTTAAAGAGTTTGCTTTGCGAGGAAATGTATTGGATTTAGCTGTCGGTGTTATTATTGGAGCGGCATTTGGAAAAATTGTGACGTCTCTTGTAAATGATATTATTATGCCGCTGATTGGTTTGTTGTTAGCAGGGATAAACTTTAAAGATTTATCCTTCACGGTTGGAGATGCTACGGTATTATATGGATCTTTTATTCAAACAATTGTTGATTTCTTAATTGTCGCATTCTCGATTTTCTTATTTATTCGTTTCTTTAATCGTTTTAAGAGAAAAGAAGAAGAGAAAGTAGAGGAAGAAGTGGCTGTTCTGTCAAAAGAAGAAGAGATCTTAACAGAAATTCGTGATCTGCTAAAAGCAGAAGCAGTGAAAGAGCGTTCATAA
- a CDS encoding VOC family protein, with amino-acid sequence MVAITHVRLAVPDVEEAVQWYGKVLGFKLIAGPYTFNAEEEKAENMTQDLLGSHIKKMKNAHMTADNQVGIELFEFNKPQMPLVLKDSDEQYQSYFHMCLIADDVEKLADKIEQSGGKKRSQVWNTRPGKPYYLIYCEDPFGNIIELYSHSTELMYGNREE; translated from the coding sequence ATGGTAGCTATTACGCACGTTCGATTAGCTGTACCTGATGTAGAAGAAGCCGTGCAGTGGTATGGAAAAGTTTTAGGTTTTAAGCTGATTGCGGGTCCTTATACGTTTAATGCTGAGGAAGAAAAAGCTGAAAATATGACTCAAGATTTACTGGGGTCTCATATCAAAAAAATGAAAAATGCTCACATGACAGCTGACAACCAGGTAGGCATTGAACTGTTTGAATTTAATAAGCCGCAAATGCCTCTTGTATTAAAAGACAGCGATGAGCAGTATCAAAGTTATTTTCACATGTGTTTAATAGCAGATGACGTGGAAAAATTAGCGGATAAAATTGAGCAATCAGGCGGTAAAAAGCGCAGCCAAGTATGGAATACAAGACCTGGAAAACCTTATTACTTAATTTATTGCGAAGATCCGTTTGGGAATATTATTGAGCTATATTCACACAGTACGGAGCTCATGTATGGGAATAGAGAAGAATAA
- a CDS encoding LTA synthase family protein has product MFKHLYRSLPMLAAYGLLSVFLYSVVMFNVSNDTKMLFDWAQIHTAGFVVLIGGCSLVLWALTFYLLLRFNQIERIQGSQWYAIFTAIVFSIVVAAVSAMVFIIYHIDIHNPGKTIEWMQAYPERYLFTVFLLSLLTLAIIMLVGEAYLGAGITFVLYFILALVNYYKKIFRNEPLFPNDFIQASQLKEVIPMIKDSISIPIVIGVIGSIVVLIALWFFLPKIKIRWFLRIIMILPLIFLMKSFLFFEHSFAQKYYDQYAALMPWNQQNNYYYNGPVIGMISNVKTDVLQEPDDYSQEVMAKVAKRIQSKEEKTQESKAEVKPNVVFVMNETFWDPTKLNVTFSEDPMKNTRELQKKYPSGWSLSPSFGGETANVEFEALTSYSLSFFNPGVLPYQHVLSKKEYPSFVSYLEKQGYATTAMHPNSGMLYMRQNVYPNLGFDQVKFIDQMKHTQKDNKEFVSDEAVVDEVLDTLRQSKKPAFVHAVTIANHLPYSADKYNGQETIKVTSKGLSPEMQKEIEIYAEGIKRSDAALKRLNDEIQKLDEPTIVVFWGDHLPALGQNLQAYKETGFGNEKTQQTSQKFYETPLLFLSNYDTEIDKNLGTMSPIYIAPTLVQSLGYKSNLFYDQLNQMKTEVPAFRSNMYIDSKGKLVDDPAALSKKAAKDLQDYHEVEFDTLSGKQYETHKLYK; this is encoded by the coding sequence ATGTTTAAACATTTGTATCGTTCTTTGCCAATGCTGGCAGCGTATGGCCTGCTTAGCGTTTTTTTATACAGTGTTGTTATGTTTAATGTATCAAATGACACAAAAATGTTGTTTGACTGGGCCCAAATCCATACAGCTGGGTTCGTAGTATTAATAGGGGGATGCTCACTTGTTTTATGGGCGCTCACTTTCTATTTGCTACTTCGATTTAATCAGATAGAGAGAATACAAGGTTCGCAGTGGTATGCCATTTTTACGGCAATTGTGTTTTCAATTGTGGTAGCAGCCGTTTCTGCTATGGTTTTTATTATATATCATATTGATATACATAATCCAGGCAAAACAATAGAGTGGATGCAAGCATATCCCGAACGCTATCTTTTCACGGTATTTTTACTTTCGCTGTTAACACTAGCGATCATTATGCTAGTAGGGGAAGCTTATTTAGGGGCTGGGATTACCTTTGTTCTGTATTTTATTTTAGCTCTTGTAAACTATTATAAAAAAATCTTTCGAAATGAACCATTGTTCCCGAACGATTTTATTCAGGCGAGTCAGTTAAAAGAAGTTATTCCGATGATTAAAGATTCGATTTCAATTCCTATTGTAATAGGAGTTATTGGATCTATTGTTGTACTGATCGCTCTTTGGTTTTTCTTGCCGAAAATTAAAATTCGATGGTTTCTTCGAATTATTATGATTCTGCCGCTCATCTTTTTAATGAAATCATTTTTATTCTTTGAACACTCGTTTGCTCAAAAATATTATGATCAATATGCTGCGCTGATGCCTTGGAATCAGCAAAATAATTATTACTATAATGGACCTGTTATTGGCATGATTTCAAATGTTAAAACAGATGTGCTGCAAGAGCCGGATGACTACTCACAGGAAGTAATGGCCAAAGTGGCAAAGCGCATTCAGTCAAAGGAAGAGAAAACACAAGAAAGCAAGGCTGAAGTCAAACCAAACGTTGTGTTTGTGATGAACGAAACGTTTTGGGACCCAACAAAGCTTAACGTGACGTTCTCTGAAGATCCAATGAAAAATACAAGAGAACTTCAAAAGAAATATCCTTCTGGGTGGTCTTTAAGTCCTTCATTTGGCGGGGAGACAGCTAATGTGGAGTTTGAAGCGCTGACGAGCTACTCTTTGTCTTTCTTTAACCCTGGAGTCCTTCCTTATCAGCATGTATTGAGTAAAAAAGAATATCCGTCTTTTGTTTCTTATTTAGAAAAACAAGGCTATGCTACAACAGCTATGCATCCAAACAGCGGCATGCTTTATATGAGGCAAAATGTGTATCCAAATTTGGGATTTGATCAAGTGAAGTTTATTGATCAAATGAAGCATACGCAAAAAGATAACAAAGAATTTGTTTCCGATGAAGCGGTAGTTGATGAAGTACTCGATACGCTTCGTCAGTCGAAAAAGCCTGCATTTGTGCATGCTGTAACGATTGCAAATCATCTTCCTTATTCAGCGGATAAGTATAATGGTCAGGAAACAATTAAAGTAACCAGTAAAGGGTTATCACCGGAAATGCAAAAGGAAATTGAAATTTATGCTGAAGGAATTAAACGTTCAGATGCTGCTTTAAAACGATTGAACGATGAAATTCAAAAGCTGGACGAGCCGACCATTGTGGTATTTTGGGGAGATCATTTGCCAGCACTTGGACAAAACCTTCAAGCTTACAAAGAAACGGGTTTTGGAAACGAGAAAACGCAGCAAACATCTCAAAAATTTTATGAGACGCCGCTCTTATTTTTATCTAATTACGATACGGAAATAGATAAAAATCTCGGTACGATGAGTCCTATTTATATTGCTCCGACGCTTGTTCAATCTCTTGGTTACAAAAGTAATCTGTTCTACGATCAGTTGAATCAAATGAAAACAGAAGTGCCGGCTTTTCGTTCAAATATGTATATAGATTCAAAAGGAAAGCTAGTGGATGATCCGGCAGCGCTCTCTAAAAAAGCTGCAAAAGACCTTCAAGATTACCATGAAGTTGAGTTTGATACATTATCCGGGAAACAGTACGAAACGCATAAGTTGTATAAATAA
- a CDS encoding mannitol-1-phosphate 5-dehydrogenase: MKQAVHFGAGNIGRGFIGALFSQSNYHVTFVDIAEKIINQLNADEGYNVVTAAEHPETLAVQNVSGLNNLTQEQAVIEAIKGATYITTAIGPNVLPRIAPLIAKGLAERVKTSDENVYIIACENQISATDLLKGYIFDALDEETKAHVINKVFFFNSAVDRIVPIQHNQGSLDVLVESYYEWVVEAPEDIPLVEGMTIVPDLAPFIERKLFTVNTGHAVIAYFGYLKGKETIDQTLRDSDIYEQVQQTLQETGNYLIKRYDLDRKEHEAYITKIIERFKNPHLNDLVKRVGRAPIRKLGPQDRLIRPALEAKKAGLSYAYLAKAIAAALLFDPQEDKEAMKLQANIHEYGIEYVLKEVSELEASDDLTKEIIAQYNALKS; this comes from the coding sequence GTGAAACAAGCAGTTCATTTTGGAGCAGGCAATATTGGTCGAGGATTCATTGGGGCATTGTTTTCTCAAAGTAACTATCACGTCACATTTGTAGATATTGCTGAAAAGATTATCAATCAGTTAAACGCAGATGAAGGGTATAACGTAGTGACAGCTGCAGAGCACCCGGAGACATTAGCTGTTCAAAACGTATCTGGTTTAAATAATCTGACACAAGAACAAGCGGTCATTGAAGCGATTAAAGGAGCAACGTACATTACGACGGCGATCGGACCCAACGTTTTGCCTCGCATTGCTCCTTTAATTGCTAAAGGTTTGGCTGAACGCGTGAAAACAAGCGACGAAAACGTATATATTATTGCATGTGAAAATCAAATCTCCGCGACAGATTTATTAAAAGGCTATATTTTTGATGCGCTGGATGAAGAGACAAAAGCTCATGTGATAAATAAGGTCTTTTTCTTTAATTCAGCTGTAGATCGTATCGTGCCTATTCAACATAACCAAGGTTCGCTTGATGTTTTAGTAGAATCCTATTATGAATGGGTAGTAGAAGCACCTGAAGATATTCCTTTGGTAGAAGGAATGACGATTGTGCCTGACCTTGCTCCTTTTATTGAAAGAAAGTTATTTACAGTGAATACGGGACACGCGGTGATTGCATATTTTGGTTATTTAAAAGGAAAAGAAACGATTGATCAAACGTTAAGAGATTCAGATATTTACGAACAAGTACAGCAAACGCTACAAGAAACAGGAAACTATCTAATTAAAAGATATGACTTAGATAGAAAGGAACATGAAGCCTATATTACTAAAATCATTGAACGCTTTAAAAATCCTCATTTAAATGATTTAGTTAAAAGGGTAGGAAGAGCGCCAATTCGCAAGCTTGGACCTCAGGATCGCTTGATTCGTCCGGCGCTAGAAGCAAAAAAAGCGGGCCTTTCTTATGCCTACTTAGCAAAGGCTATTGCTGCTGCGCTTTTATTTGACCCGCAAGAAGATAAAGAGGCGATGAAGCTTCAAGCGAATATTCATGAGTATGGTATTGAGTATGTGTTAAAAGAGGTTAGTGAATTAGAGGCAAGTGATGATTTAACAAAAGAAATCATTGCTCAATATAATGCTTTAAAGTCGTGA
- a CDS encoding PTS mannitol transporter subunit IICBA — translation MAQSNIKVAVQKFGNFLSSMVMPNIGAFIAWGLITALFIPTGFFPNESLAKLVDPMVKYLLPLLIGYTGGKLVHDQRGGVVGAIATMGVIVGSDIPMFLGAMIMGPLGGYIIKKFDQFIEGKVKTGFEMLINNFSAGILGGILAILAFLGVSPAVDGFTGALVVGVDWMVAHGLLPLTSILIEPAKILFLNNAINHGILSPIGAEQIRTNGQSILLLLETNPGPGLGILLAYCFFGKGTAKQSAPGAAIIHFIGGIHEIYFPYVLMRPLLIIAAILGGMSGVFTFVLLGGGLQAVASPGSILAILAATPGNAGSYVANISGVLVAAVVSFIVGSLILKTGKQTEDLDEAARKMQEMKGKKSSVAGSFTKQQGEVPASVQKIVFACDAGMGSSAMGASLLRKKVKQADLNISVTNTAISNIPSDAQIVITQEELTPRAQNKVPDAYHISVDNFLSSPEYDKLIDQLKNDHTISKAEEEKKVSAENNADSNDGLLKEENVFLNQHFSSKEEAIRFAGSVLVKGGYVEENYVEAMIERDNMTSTYMGNDVAIPHGTEEAKKNVLRSGFTVIQVPEGVDFDGEKVRLIFGIAGKDGTHLEILSGIAITCSDMDNIEKMVHAKSAKELMAIIQSN, via the coding sequence ATGGCTCAATCTAATATAAAAGTAGCTGTACAAAAGTTTGGGAACTTTCTAAGTTCAATGGTTATGCCAAATATCGGAGCATTTATTGCATGGGGACTTATTACTGCTTTATTTATTCCCACAGGCTTTTTCCCAAATGAAAGCCTTGCCAAACTAGTTGATCCAATGGTCAAGTATTTGCTGCCGCTGCTAATCGGCTATACAGGAGGAAAGCTTGTACACGATCAACGCGGAGGCGTTGTAGGTGCTATCGCGACCATGGGGGTCATCGTTGGATCTGATATTCCGATGTTTCTTGGCGCTATGATTATGGGACCGCTTGGCGGTTATATCATCAAGAAGTTTGATCAGTTTATTGAAGGTAAAGTCAAAACAGGATTCGAGATGTTAATTAATAATTTCTCAGCAGGTATTCTTGGAGGAATTCTAGCAATTCTAGCCTTTTTAGGAGTTAGTCCAGCTGTGGACGGCTTTACAGGTGCACTTGTAGTGGGTGTAGATTGGATGGTTGCACATGGCCTTCTTCCTCTTACAAGTATTTTAATTGAACCAGCTAAAATTTTATTCTTAAACAATGCTATTAATCACGGCATCTTATCTCCGATTGGAGCAGAACAAATTCGAACAAACGGACAGTCCATTCTATTGTTATTAGAAACAAATCCTGGTCCGGGATTAGGAATTCTGTTAGCGTATTGCTTCTTTGGAAAAGGAACAGCAAAACAGTCAGCGCCGGGAGCGGCCATCATTCATTTTATTGGCGGAATTCACGAAATTTACTTCCCTTACGTTTTAATGCGTCCGCTTTTAATCATTGCGGCTATTTTAGGAGGAATGAGCGGCGTATTTACATTTGTTCTTTTAGGAGGAGGCTTACAAGCGGTTGCTTCACCAGGAAGTATTTTGGCTATTTTAGCTGCTACACCAGGTAATGCAGGCAGCTACGTTGCAAATATCTCAGGTGTTCTCGTTGCAGCCGTCGTATCGTTTATTGTAGGTTCGTTAATTTTAAAAACAGGCAAGCAAACAGAAGATTTGGACGAAGCAGCTCGCAAAATGCAAGAGATGAAGGGCAAGAAGAGTTCTGTAGCAGGAAGCTTTACAAAACAGCAAGGCGAAGTACCAGCAAGTGTTCAAAAAATTGTTTTTGCCTGTGACGCAGGTATGGGATCGAGTGCAATGGGCGCCTCTCTTCTTCGCAAGAAAGTTAAGCAAGCAGATTTAAATATTTCGGTAACAAATACAGCTATCAGTAATATTCCAAGTGATGCTCAAATCGTTATTACACAGGAAGAGCTAACGCCGAGAGCTCAAAACAAAGTTCCAGATGCGTATCATATCTCGGTTGATAATTTTCTATCTAGCCCGGAATATGACAAACTAATTGATCAACTAAAAAATGATCATACTATTTCTAAGGCGGAAGAAGAAAAGAAAGTATCAGCAGAAAATAATGCAGATAGCAATGATGGTTTATTAAAAGAAGAAAACGTTTTCTTGAATCAGCACTTTTCTTCTAAGGAAGAAGCAATTCGATTTGCAGGAAGTGTGTTAGTAAAAGGCGGATATGTAGAAGAAAACTACGTTGAAGCGATGATTGAGCGCGACAATATGACTTCTACTTATATGGGAAATGACGTGGCGATTCCGCATGGTACGGAAGAAGCGAAAAAGAACGTTTTAAGGTCAGGCTTTACAGTGATTCAAGTGCCAGAAGGCGTTGATTTTGATGGTGAGAAAGTTCGTTTGATTTTTGGAATTGCCGGAAAAGACGGCACCCATTTAGAAATTTTATCTGGTATCGCGATTACATGTTCCGATATGGACAATATTGAAAAGATGGTTCATGCCAAATCAGCTAAAGAATTAATGGCTATTATTCAAAGTAACTAA